A portion of the Malania oleifera isolate guangnan ecotype guangnan chromosome 3, ASM2987363v1, whole genome shotgun sequence genome contains these proteins:
- the LOC131151596 gene encoding zinc transporter 4, chloroplastic-like gives MLFIEDLLPELYLERVRGRIRVFSESLLSTFSESMSNAGCHRIELDTCRDDSAALVLKTIAIASILIAGFAGVAIPLVGKRRRFLRTDSNLFVAAKAFAAGVILATGFVHMLPDGSSALSDPCLPEYPWSKFPFAGFFAMMASLATLLVDFVGTQYYQRKSESARAADRVGAQNSVSGSDIVPIERVDGAKDWNGRVFGEEEGGGMHIVGMHAHAAHHRHNHPHGQEACEGQHSHGHSHGFGDGDEEDGVRHVVVSQILELGIVSHSVIIGLSLGVSQSPCTIRPLIAALSFHQFFEGFALGGCISQAQFRTLSTALMAFFFAITTPAGIGIGIAISSFYNADSPRALITEGIFDSVSAGILVYMALVDLIAADFLSKRMSCNVKLQVVSYFALFLGAGLMSLLAIWA, from the exons ATGTTATTCATTGAG GATCTGCTGCCGGAGCTCTACCTCGAGCGTGTCAGAGGAAGGATTCGAGTTTTTTCAG AGTCCCTTCTGAGCACGTTCTCCGAATCAATGTCGAACGCCGGTTGTCACCGCATAGAGTTAGACACCTGCCGAGACGACTCGGCCGCATTGGTACTAAAGACGATAGCAATCGCTTCAATTCTCATCGCAGGATTCGCCGGCGTCGCCATCCCCCTGGTGGGCAAGCGGCGGCGATTCCTCCGCACCGATAGTAACCTCTTCGTCGCCGCCAAAGCCTTCGCCGCCGGCGTCATCCTCGCCACCGGGTTCGTGCACATGCTCCCCGACGGGTCGTCCGCGTTGTCCGATCCGTGCTTACCCGAATATCCCTGGTCCAAGTTCCCCTTCGCCGGGTTCTTCGCCATGATGGCTTCGCTGGCCACTCTGCTTGTCGACTTCGTGGGAACTCAGTACTACCAGAGGAAGAGCGAGTCGGCACGAGCGGCGGACCGAGTCGGAGCGCAGAACTCGGTGTCCGGATCGGATATAGTTCCGATTGAGCGGGTTGACGGTGCGAAGGATTGGAACGGGAGAGTGTTTGGGGAAGAGGAAGGGGGTGGGATGCACATAGTGGGGATGCATGCGCACGCGGCGCACCATAGGCACAACCACCCCCATGGGCAGGAGGCCTGTGAGGGGCAGCACTCGCATGGGCATTCTCACGGGTTCGGAGATGGAGACGAGGAGGATGGTGTTCGGCACGTCGTCGTTTCACAG ATTCTGGAACTTGGGATTGTGTCACACTCCGTGATCATTGGGCTCTCTTTAGGTGTTTCACAAAGCCCTTGTACCATAAGACCCTTAATTGCAGCACTATCCTTCCACCAGTTCTTTGAAGGTTTTGCGCTTGGAGGGTGCATCTCACAGGCTCAATTTAGAACCCTCTCCACCGCCCTTATGGCATTCTTTTTTGCTATTACTACTCCAGCAGGAATTGGCATCGGAATAGCAATATCTTCATTTTACAACGCGGACAGCCCAAGAGCACTGATTACCGAAGGCATCTTTGATTCTGTATCAGCTGGAATTCTGGTGTACATGGCTTTGGTGGACCTAATTGCTGCCGATTTCCTCAGCAAGAGGATGAGCTGCAATGTAAAACTCCAAGTGGTGTCTTATTTTGCCCTATTTCTGGGGGCTGGGTTGATGTCTTTGCTTGCAATATGGGCTTGA